CATCCAGACCTTACTGAGTAAAGGCTATCAAACTGTTGCTGCCGGTTTAGGTCCCGAAGTCGCCATTGTGCCCCAACAAGCCGGTTTCGATGCGATGCAGCTGCTTAACAGCCAGCTGTTTTTGGGTTTAGTGATAGGGCTGATGGTGCTGGTGTTGGGGTGGAGTTTATTTAGAGTTTCGCAAAGGCTATGAAGTCCTCGCAAACCCGATTGAGGCGAATAAACCTGTTTAGGCGAATCGCGCTAAAAAAGCGCTTTAGCTAACTCATTCGTTTGCAGGAACAAGGGCTGCAAATTTTCCAAAATTTCTTGATGGTCGGTATCCTTGATGCCTAGCTTTTTAGTCGCGAGCGTTATCGGTAATTCGGGTTGGTCGCTGAACAAGGTGCTGACTAACATCGCGGCATCGCTTATTAAGGCAATCAATTCCGCATGATTTTCCGGATAATCGGTCGAACGGTGAAATTTGATAATGGCGGTCAGATCGTCCGGTAATCCCCAGATTTCCGCAAACAAACCGCCAACCTCGCAATAATTGGTTTGCAGCGTATTTTCCAGCGCTTGATTTACCGTCAGCTGCGGTTGCGAAGCCAAGTTGGACAGCGCTTGATTGGTTTCCTCGGGCATTAAATCCGCAAGGCAGATTAGCCCCAGATTATGCATCAAACCTCCCGTATAAAGTACTTGTAAAAACGCTTGTTGCGGTTGGTCAGGCAT
This sequence is a window from Methylomonas methanica MC09. Protein-coding genes within it:
- a CDS encoding HDOD domain-containing protein gives rise to the protein MNNLLLREKIADSKRIPSLPRQAQQLLQAFNNQDLDYGDLARIISRQPTIAVRLVALANSAWAAPAVPVNSLERACINLGFKVVRSVSIGLALISPFNTWACPAFDIRRFWMSSKLVADASALLASAMPDQPQQAFLQVLYTGGLMHNLGLICLADLMPEETNQALSNLASQPQLTVNQALENTLQTNYCEVGGLFAEIWGLPDDLTAIIKFHRSTDYPENHAELIALISDAAMLVSTLFSDQPELPITLATKKLGIKDTDHQEILENLQPLFLQTNELAKALF